A single Defluviitalea saccharophila DNA region contains:
- the gltA gene encoding NADPH-dependent glutamate synthase has protein sequence MPNMSLKKVAMPEQDPNVRNKNFNEVALGYTKEQAMEEATRCLNCKHKPCVSGCPVNVPIPEFIKEVAEGNFEKAYELITSENNLPAICGRVCPQENQCEGVCVRGIKGEPVGIGRLERFVADYHMQNAEKKPAQISKNGIKVAVVGGGPAGLTCAGDLAKLGYDVTIFEALHALGGVLMYGIPEFRLPKALVEKEIETIVDLGVKINKNVVVGRSITIDELFEESYKAVFVGSGAGLPKFMGIEGESLNGVYAANEFLTRVNLMRAYDFPNSPTPVKVGSKVAVIGGGNVAMDAARTAKRLGADEVYIIYRRGEEELPARKEEIHHAKEEGIIFKLLTNPKKIHGENGWVKAIECVEMGLGEPDESGRRRPVEVEGSNFVMDMDTVIIAIGQSPNPLIRQTTPGLDTHKWGGIIVEEETMHTSKENVYAGGDVVTGAATVILAMGAGKKAAKSIHEKIQSTINA, from the coding sequence ATGCCTAATATGAGTTTAAAGAAAGTAGCAATGCCTGAACAAGATCCCAATGTAAGAAATAAAAACTTTAATGAAGTGGCTCTTGGATATACCAAAGAACAAGCAATGGAAGAAGCAACAAGATGTCTTAATTGTAAACATAAACCCTGTGTATCCGGATGCCCTGTGAATGTGCCCATACCAGAGTTTATTAAGGAAGTAGCAGAGGGCAACTTTGAAAAAGCTTATGAACTCATTACTTCAGAAAATAACCTTCCGGCAATCTGCGGTAGGGTATGTCCTCAAGAAAACCAATGTGAAGGCGTATGTGTCAGAGGAATAAAAGGAGAACCCGTAGGCATTGGAAGACTTGAAAGATTTGTTGCCGACTATCATATGCAGAATGCAGAGAAAAAGCCAGCACAGATTTCAAAAAACGGCATAAAAGTTGCAGTGGTAGGGGGAGGTCCTGCAGGACTTACCTGTGCCGGAGATTTGGCTAAATTAGGCTATGATGTGACCATTTTTGAAGCTTTACACGCCTTAGGCGGCGTATTGATGTACGGAATTCCAGAGTTTCGTCTTCCAAAAGCATTGGTTGAAAAAGAAATAGAAACTATAGTAGATTTAGGAGTTAAAATCAATAAAAATGTTGTAGTGGGCCGTTCCATTACGATTGATGAATTATTTGAAGAAAGCTACAAAGCAGTCTTTGTTGGAAGCGGTGCCGGTCTGCCTAAATTTATGGGTATTGAAGGGGAAAGTCTAAACGGCGTTTATGCTGCCAATGAATTTTTAACCCGAGTAAATTTAATGAGAGCATATGATTTCCCCAACAGCCCTACCCCTGTAAAGGTCGGCAGCAAAGTTGCTGTTATTGGCGGTGGGAATGTTGCTATGGATGCAGCAAGAACTGCAAAAAGACTTGGGGCAGACGAAGTTTACATCATTTATCGCCGCGGAGAAGAAGAACTTCCTGCAAGAAAAGAAGAAATCCATCATGCCAAAGAAGAAGGCATCATATTTAAACTGCTTACAAATCCAAAGAAAATTCATGGCGAAAACGGTTGGGTAAAGGCTATAGAATGTGTAGAAATGGGTCTTGGAGAACCGGACGAATCAGGAAGAAGAAGACCTGTTGAAGTGGAAGGAAGCAATTTTGTCATGGATATGGATACAGTGATTATAGCCATTGGGCAAAGTCCTAATCCGCTTATTCGTCAAACGACTCCGGGCTTAGATACCCACAAATGGGGCGGCATTATTGTAGAAGAAGAAACCATGCACACTAGCAAAGAAAATGTCTATGCCGGAGGAGACGTGGTGACTGGTGCTGCTACCGTTATTTTAGCCATGGGTGCAGGTAAAAAAGCGGCAAAGTCGATCCATGAAAAGATCCAAAGCACAATAAATGCATAA
- the xylA gene encoding xylose isomerase, with protein sequence MREYFEGIKKIPYEGPKSTNPLAFKYYDPEKVVAGKPMKDHFRFAMSYWHTLTAMGADMFGDGTAQRPWSGKEGMELAKARAEAGFEFMSKLGIEYFCFHDLDIAPEGNSLEEKFAYLDEISDYILELMKKTGIKCLWGTTNAFSNPRFVHGASTSPNADVFAIAAAQVKKAIDITKKFGGENYVFWGGREGYETLLNTNTALEQDNYARFLQMAVDYAKKIGFTGQFLIEPKPKEPTKHQYDFDTMTVLGFLRKYNLQDHFKMNIEANHATLAGHTFQHELNMARINGVLGSIDANQGDMLLGWDTDQFPTNIYDAVLAMYEVLKNGGIAPGGFNFDAKVRRGSFEVEDLFIGYIVGMDTFARGLIIADRLLQDRVLESFIEERYASYNEGIGKDIVENKVGFEELTAYALKHDKVVNKSGRQELLEDKINQYIYTI encoded by the coding sequence ATGAGAGAATATTTCGAAGGTATTAAGAAGATACCATATGAAGGACCTAAATCTACTAATCCTTTGGCGTTTAAATACTACGATCCAGAGAAAGTAGTTGCAGGTAAACCTATGAAGGATCATTTCAGATTTGCAATGAGCTATTGGCATACCTTAACCGCAATGGGCGCTGATATGTTTGGAGATGGTACAGCACAAAGACCATGGTCAGGAAAAGAAGGCATGGAGCTGGCTAAGGCAAGGGCAGAAGCAGGATTCGAATTTATGAGCAAATTAGGAATCGAATATTTCTGCTTCCATGATCTTGATATTGCACCGGAAGGCAATTCTTTAGAAGAAAAATTTGCTTACTTAGATGAAATCTCCGATTATATCTTAGAATTAATGAAGAAAACAGGCATCAAATGCTTATGGGGGACAACCAATGCATTCAGCAATCCAAGATTCGTTCATGGAGCATCTACTTCTCCTAATGCAGATGTATTTGCGATTGCAGCTGCCCAAGTTAAAAAAGCCATTGATATTACTAAGAAATTTGGCGGAGAAAACTATGTATTCTGGGGCGGAAGAGAAGGCTATGAAACACTCCTTAACACCAATACAGCTTTAGAACAGGACAATTATGCAAGATTCTTGCAAATGGCAGTAGATTATGCTAAGAAGATTGGATTTACAGGCCAATTCTTAATCGAACCTAAACCAAAAGAACCTACAAAACATCAATACGATTTTGATACCATGACTGTTTTAGGTTTCTTAAGAAAATATAACTTACAAGATCATTTCAAAATGAATATAGAAGCGAACCATGCTACTTTGGCAGGACATACTTTCCAACATGAACTTAATATGGCCAGAATTAACGGCGTATTGGGAAGTATTGATGCAAACCAGGGAGATATGTTATTAGGATGGGATACAGACCAATTCCCAACCAATATCTACGACGCTGTTTTAGCGATGTATGAAGTACTTAAAAACGGAGGAATCGCACCGGGAGGCTTTAACTTCGATGCGAAGGTAAGAAGAGGTTCCTTTGAAGTGGAAGACTTATTCATCGGATACATTGTTGGTATGGATACTTTTGCAAGGGGTCTTATTATTGCGGACAGATTGCTTCAGGACAGAGTATTAGAAAGCTTTATTGAAGAAAGATATGCAAGTTACAATGAAGGTATAGGAAAAGATATCGTGGAAAATAAAGTAGGCTTTGAAGAATTAACAGCTTATGCCCTTAAACATGATAAGGTTGTTAACAAATCAGGCAGACAGGAATTGTTAGAGGATAAAATTAATCAATATATTTATACTATATAA
- the xylB gene encoding xylulokinase, with the protein MIFLGIDLGTSSVKVLAVDHNGTILGESSKEYPVYYPKSNWAEQNPEDWWVNTKEAIKEVISKNNLPAGEIRSIGFSGQMHGLVALDENNNVLLPAILWCDQRTAEECEDITNHFGQEKLTELVGNKALTGFTAPKILWVKKNHPELFEKIRHILLPKDYIRFRLTGDYATDVSDASGMLLLDVKNRCWSKEMIEYIGIQEEYLPKLYESYEVTGKLSEAVKEELGLTGEVLVVGGGGDNAAGAIGTGTVKEGTVMVTLGTSGVVFAAHDAYAVDSQNRLHAFCHSNGKYHSMGVMLSAASCLKWWVEEANKGMNFDDLLKEAGEAEPGCGGVIFLPYLMGERTPYADPDARGTFLGLSMSTTRGEMTRAVLEGVSFGLRDSLEILKDINVPISQIIAIGGGSKSPLWKQILADIFGYPIDEINTNQGGALGAAILAGVGAGEFSSIEEACDKFIKVVGSVKPIEQNVEKYNKIYTRYRAAYQSLKDWFKLSAE; encoded by the coding sequence ATGATTTTTTTGGGGATTGATTTAGGAACTTCTTCTGTAAAAGTGCTTGCTGTGGATCACAATGGAACAATACTTGGGGAATCTTCAAAGGAATATCCGGTATATTACCCAAAAAGCAATTGGGCGGAACAAAACCCTGAAGACTGGTGGGTTAATACCAAAGAAGCTATTAAAGAAGTTATTAGTAAAAATAATCTCCCTGCAGGAGAGATTCGTTCCATTGGGTTTAGCGGCCAAATGCATGGACTGGTAGCCTTGGATGAAAACAATAACGTACTGCTTCCTGCAATACTCTGGTGCGACCAAAGAACGGCAGAGGAATGTGAGGACATTACCAATCATTTTGGACAAGAAAAACTCACAGAACTTGTGGGCAATAAGGCCCTCACTGGCTTTACTGCACCCAAAATTCTATGGGTTAAGAAAAACCATCCTGAATTGTTTGAAAAAATAAGACATATTCTTCTTCCAAAAGATTATATCCGATTTAGATTAACAGGAGATTATGCAACGGATGTATCCGATGCTTCCGGAATGCTTCTTTTAGATGTTAAAAACAGATGTTGGTCTAAAGAAATGATAGAATACATAGGCATTCAAGAAGAATATCTTCCAAAGCTCTATGAATCCTATGAAGTAACAGGAAAATTATCAGAGGCAGTGAAAGAAGAACTGGGATTAACCGGAGAAGTTCTGGTTGTAGGCGGAGGTGGAGACAATGCCGCTGGAGCCATAGGAACCGGAACCGTTAAAGAAGGAACCGTAATGGTGACCCTTGGTACTTCCGGCGTTGTGTTTGCAGCCCATGATGCTTACGCTGTAGACAGCCAGAATCGTCTTCATGCCTTCTGCCATTCTAATGGAAAGTATCATTCCATGGGGGTAATGCTTTCGGCGGCCAGCTGCTTAAAATGGTGGGTAGAAGAAGCCAATAAAGGAATGAACTTTGATGACCTCTTAAAAGAAGCCGGTGAGGCAGAACCCGGATGCGGAGGAGTTATCTTCCTTCCATACCTCATGGGAGAACGTACCCCTTATGCTGATCCTGACGCAAGAGGAACCTTCTTAGGATTATCCATGAGCACCACCAGAGGAGAAATGACAAGAGCGGTATTAGAAGGTGTATCCTTTGGACTAAGGGATTCTCTTGAAATTCTAAAAGACATCAATGTGCCGATTTCTCAAATCATTGCGATTGGAGGAGGCTCAAAGAGTCCTCTATGGAAACAAATTCTTGCAGATATCTTTGGATATCCGATAGATGAAATCAATACAAATCAAGGCGGGGCTTTAGGAGCTGCTATTTTGGCAGGAGTAGGCGCAGGAGAATTTAGCAGCATCGAAGAAGCCTGTGATAAATTTATAAAAGTAGTTGGCTCTGTAAAACCTATAGAGCAAAATGTAGAAAAATATAATAAAATTTATACACGTTACAGAGCAGCTTATCAATCTTTAAAGGATTGGTTTAAGCTTAGTGCGGAATAA